The genomic window CTAGCTATGGATTACGTCTCATTCGCACAAGATGTCGTCAAGCAAGCAATTCGTGCTGGTGCGCACGAAGTGGATGTGTATATTCAAACTGGCGATGACTTTGAAGTAGAGGTCAGACTCGGCGAAATTGAAGAGCTAACACAGGCATCTTCGAAGGGTCTCGGACTTCGTGTCTTTGTTGATAAGCGAATGGCTTTTGCAAGCACAACCGATCTCCATATGCCAGTTGTCAGCGATTTAATCAAGACGACCGTCCAGCTTGCAAAGGCGGCAAATAAAGATAAATACAACGGCCTTCCTGATGTCGGTCCTGGGGCCGTTCCCGACTTAAAACTCTTCGACCCGGCTCTAGCAGCGTTGCCAATTGATGAACGGATCAGGATGGCAAGGGAAGCCGAAAAGGCATCCTTCGAGTTCGACCCACGGGTGACAAGCAGTTATGGAGCAGGCTTCGAAGCATATTCAGGCAACAGAGTCCTAGCAAATTCAAACGGCATAGCATACACCTATTCCAGCACACACTGTTCGATATCGGTAGCGCCGGTTGCGGAGGAAGATGGCAAGAAACAAATTGGAGGAGCATACTCTAGCAGACGGTTTCTTGCCGAGCTGGCCTCGCCAGAGGAAGTTGGACGCGAAGCAGCTCAGAAAGCTGTCGAAAAATTAGGCGCACGAAAGGTTGAGACGCAAAAGGTGCCGGTTGTATTCGATAGAATGGTTGGCCCTGACCTTTGGGGCCCTATTTTCTCTGCACTAGACGGGGATTCGGTTCACAAGGGCATTTCCTTCCTCAAGAAAAAGCTTGGAAAGCGAATTGCATCGCCGGTAGTTTGCGTCGTGGATGATCCACTCATGCCTGGCGGCGTGGGCTCAATGCCTTTCGATGGCGAAGGGATACTCACATCCCGCAAGATTGTTATTGAAAATGGCGTGCTTCAAATGTATTTTTATGATACGCGGACCGCGCGTAAATATGGGAAACAGCCTACCGGGAATACCAGGCGAGGCTACTCAGGAACACCACATATATCTCCTAGCAATTTCTATCTCCAGCCAGGCGAGAAATCCAGAGACGAGATTATTCGTGGAATAAAAAAGGGCTTTTATGTTACCGATACCATCGGCAGAGGAGCAAATATTGTTACGGGCGACTTTTCCGTAGGAGCAACGGGAATATGGATATCTGATGGAGAGCTTGCCTTTCCTGTTCAGGAGGTAACGATTGCTGGAAACATGCTTGAAATGATGCTCAATATAGAAGAAGTTGCTAACGATATTCGATTCATATCAAATATAGCTAGCCCTACCTTCAAGATCGCCGAAATGATGGTGGCGGGGAGGTAGAACATAGGTTGGAAAAGCGGCGGCCGGAGAAATATCTCTCAGGAGTCACCCTTAGGGCAGTCATTATTGCGCTGATTCTCATTCCTTTTAATAATTACTGGATTTTCCTCACCGAAATCGTCCGCTATGCAGGCCACCCAACAACCATATCGCTTTTCTATAACGCTGTGTTTCTTCTCCTGGTGCTCGTTGGTTTGAACATGCTCCTCAGACGATTCATCCCCCGCTGGGTTTTCTCGCAAGGAGAGCTACTGACAATCTACGTGATGATAAACCTTGCTTCCGCTATGGCAAGCCACGACATGATCCAGGTTCTTGTTCCGGGCATGAGTTACCCATTCAGGTTTGCCACGCCAGAGAACCGCTGGGCAAGTCTTTTTCTCGACAAAATACCAAAGTGGCTGTCGGTTAGCGATAAAGAAGTGCTAAATGGATTCTATCAGGGAGCAAGCACTCTATATACAAAGAAGACCCTTCTAGCTTGGGCAGTTCCAGTGACGATGTGGTTGCTTTTCCTGATGGCTTTAATATGGGTTATGCTTTGCCTTACTGTTCTGCTTCGAAAGCAATGGACTGAGCGTGAGAAGCTGACTTATCCTCTTGTGCACCTCCCAATGGATCTTACAACCGAGAAAACAAGCTTCTTTCGCAACAAGCTTTTTTGGGCAGGGGTGGCGGTAGCAGTCGCTATTGATATGCTCCAAGGCCTCCACGTGTTATATCCATCAATTCCTGGGTTGCGAATAAAGGGCATTAACCTCGGAGAATACATTGTAAACCCTCCTTGGAATGCCATAGGCTGGACACCTATGCATTTCTACCCGTTCGGCATTGGTCTAGGAACCCTGCTTCCCCTCGACCTTTCTTTCTCGTCGTGGTTTTTCTTCCTTTTTTGGAAAATGCAAATAGTTGCGGCGGCGGCATTTGGGTGGAACCAGATTCCTAGATTTCCTTATATCAATGAACAGTCGTTTGGCGCATACATGGGCATTTGCTTATTCGCAATATGGGCTAGCAGAAAGCATGTTGCCAGCGTTCTGTCGAGTCTCTTTTTTAAAAAGGAAGTGGATGATGAAGGAGAGCCGCTCAGGTACCGCACAGCTAGCATCGGCGCACTTATCGGACTAGCTGTTTTGATGATATTTGTCCGAGCAATGGGGATGTCGTGGTGGCTTATTGTCGCTTTCTTCCTAATATATTTTGCGATGTCTATTGCCATCACCCGCATGCGGGCTGAACTAGGTCCACCTGCTCACGACCTGCACGCCGCTGGGCCAGATACAATTCTGCCATCAATTATCGGGCCTTCCAAGCTTGGCACTCCAAATCTCGTTGTTCTCTCGATGATGTTTTGGTTTAACCGTGCTTACCGGTCACATCCAATGCCAATTCAGCTTGAGGGGTTCAAGATGGCAGAGCGTGCGTCAATGAGTTACCGAAGGCTTTTTGGAGCTATTATACTAGCCACTTTGTTTGGAGCTATTGCCGCGTTTTGGTCTGAATTGCATATTTACTATAAGGTTGGCGCAGGTGCCAAGATGGGTCCTCCAAACGTACCCTTAATTTTCGGGGGCGAACCATATAATCGCTTAGATGCATGGCTGAAAGGTGCGCCGCCACCAAGCGGAAATATTGCTTGGGCAATTACAATTGGGCTTCTTTTAACTATAATATTAAACTCTTTAAGAATGCGGTTGCCTTGGTTCCCATTTCATCCTGTCGGCTATGCAGTATCTAGTAGTTGGTCGATGAATCAGCTGTGGATGTGCATGTTCATCGCATGGGCGATTAAGCTAATCCTCTTGCGTTATGGTGGTTTGAGGCTTTACCGCCAAGCCGTTCCCCTTTTCCTCGGAGTTATCCTCGGCGAATGCGTGATGGGTAGCCTGTGGACAATCATAGGCATTGCCCTTCATGTTCAGACTTACGCCTTCTGGCCATAAAGTTATTAACTTTTCTAGAGAAAATCACCCCATATTGCCGATAATCAGAATAGCAGGCGTTATCTCCAACCATTTGCCGCAAACAAATTGTGTGAAAGGCGTGGCAAATGTATGGAATAAACCTGTAGAAGCGGAGATTTGCGGGCCTCCGGCAAGGGACGTTCCTTTTTGTCAGGAGCCGCAGCCGGTATCTGATTGGCGAGAACTAAAAATTTCAAGGAGGTGTACGAAAGTACATGAAGGCACTCAGAAAGATGAAACGTGGTGAGAAGGGCTTCACACTAATTGAGATTATGATCGTAGTCCTGATCATCGGAATTTTGCTTGCGATAGCAGTTCCGAACTTCATCAAGGCGAGGGAAACCTCCCGGGCGAAGAGCTGCATTGCAAATCTAAAGCAGATTGACGCTGCCAAAGAGCAGTGGGCTATGGACAACAAGAAGACGACTGGCGACGAGCCGGCATGGCCAAATGATTTGGTGGGTCCTGACAAATACATCAAGGGTAACGAGCCCACGTGTCCGTCAGGCGGCACATACTCATGCAATCCAATCGGCACCGACCCGACATGCAGCATCGGTGCTTCATCAACTCCGCCGCACGTCTTGCCATAAGGATCACAAGTCGGGTAGGGGTTTGCATGGACCCCTACCCTTCAATCTCGCCAAATCAACCGGCGCCCGCGGTTACGGTGGACTTTTGGCAGCGTCACCCGTTTCCGGGGGCTTTGCAATCTTAATTCTACTAAATCTACCGCCTCTGCCTTCCATTAAGGGGGTTAGATCATGACCGCAAATTTTAAAACAATCCGCGGGCGGACGGGCTTTACGCTTGTTGAGATTATGATTGTTGTTTTGATTATAGGTGTTATCTTGGCAGTTGCAGTGCCATCGTGGTTAGGTGCACGAGAAAGATCATACGCACGAACATGCCAGGGCCAGCTTAGAGAGATTAAATATGCAAAGGAAAGCTGGGCTATGGATAACCATAAGAGAGCAGATGACATGCCGTCTTTCGATGACCTTTATCCAACCTATCTCAAAAGTAAGCCCGAATGCCCAGCGGGTGGGACATATACTATTGGCGCTGTGAATGAAGACCCAACATGTTCAATCGGCGGGAGACATTCGCTTGATTGGAGGTAATTCCGTGATTAAAAGAGCGTTGAAACGGAGATTGTGCAAGCAAGACGGCTTCACATTGGTAGAGGTGCTTCTCGTTATTTTTGTCCTAGCTCTGACAGCCCTAATTCTTGCAGCGGTGTTTCCATCCTCGCAGGTTTCTAGAATTAAAGCTGCACATCTTTCTTATGCTGTCAGCTTGGCACATCAGAAGGTAGAGGAGCTTCGGTCTGCAGGTTACAGCGGAGTTCTCGTAAGCCCAACCGTTGAAACTCCTTTACCAGAGCTTCCTAATGGTGTTCAGCGCATCACGGTCAGCCAATATGCTCCAAATATAAAAAAGATTGAGGTAAGTATTACGTGGGGAGGGTATCGCCAAGTTCAAGGTAGCACGAACTTGGTTACGCTAATATCTGACCATAGCTGAGGATAACAATGAGAAAGTTTGTTCCTTCCAAACGTAACGGAATGACAATGCTTGAGGTGCTCATAGCAACAGGGTTGCTCAGTGCAGCTCTAATTTCAACACTGAGTTTGTTAAACACCATGCTGAGCCTCTGGATGAAAGGTTCAAGCGGGACCGGAGCGAACATGTATGCCAGCCTGGCAATGCGCAGGCTTGTTTTGGATATACAAGAAGGCAGTAGTGCACAGGTGGTAAACGGCAATTTGGTTGTAAACTTCCCATATTACAGTACTGCCACTGGCCAGTATATAAAGGGTCTCAGTGGGGTTACAGCGACCTACTATATTTCAGGTCCAACCGGTAGCGAATCAAGCGGTACCTATCTTTGGAAACAGGTGGGGAGCACAAAGACTCGCCTCGCACGAAATGTCGAAAGTATGGTTGTTTCGGTTACAGCAAATAAACTCGTTCGAATTACAATTACGGGGAGAGATCAAGAAGGCGGAGCTGTCAGTCCGAACCTTCTTCAGCAAAGTGTAAAGCTGCGAAACGGATGAATTTTCATAGGCGAGGGGTCGGTAAGTAATGCACCTTATCTCTGCAGTTTTTAAATCAAACAAAGGGAGTGCGTTGATGACCAGTATCATAGTAATGATGCTGGTATCAATGCTTGGAATTTCATATATTGCTCTCACTACCACAAACCTTGTTCGTGCCGGTCGCGATGAGCGGCGTGCCACGGCTTTCCATTTAGCTGAGGCTGGCTTAGACTACATGATAGAGAAGATAATCAGCGAGGCTCAGACAAACGGTGGTACAATTGTCGCAAAAGTGAACTACAACAGCACGCCTATTCTGTCGGAACTTGTTAGTGGTGCAACAGGCGTTATAAACGTAGTTCCGGATGCTGGACTGAATACATATGCTACGATAACTTCCAGTGCAACATATCGTGGGATTACAGAAACGATTCGCGTTAGAGTAAAAATCCGTTCGGTTGGCGTCTGGGACAACGCTATATTTGCAGGAATTGGCCAGTCAGGCAGGGGCATCAATGGAAATGTTGATATTCGCGGTTCCGTCCACATCTTAGGCGACGGAGAGCCGTTCTCCGACCTTAATGGCAACGGTCAGTGGGATTCGGCTGAAACTTTTACAGATGATAATGGAAACGGAAAGTATGACGCGGGTGAGCCTTTTGTAGATGCCGATGGCAATGGAATATGGAGTGATGCCGAGCCATTCCAAGATAACAACCTAAATGGCGTATATGATCAGCCACTGACCGTGACCGATTTGGCTGGCGATTTAAGTGGGCGAGCGTTCATAGGGAATAACTATGCTGGCATGCCAGTGCTTCTTCAATCCAAGATTCCTCCGCTAACTCCTGAACCAGTTGCTGGCGAGATGGTGTATACATTAAACGCGGAAGTCAGGGTCAAGCATGGTAGGATAAACCTTTCGGGCACAGCGACAATTGGAAATCCCAATATTTTTGGAAATTCCGTTAAAGAGACCATAGACGGCACGTACGTATCCGATGGATGGGGTGGAACCGCTGGGGCGGCGAATGTTTACTCTGATAATGGATCTAGTCAGCGCTATGACCTTGGCGACAGGGTTTCATTTCCAAGCTTGTTGGATCCTTATACTGACCCTAATACTGGCATTTCTTATACTACATATGCCGACTATCTAAGAGCAAAATCCCTCACTATACCAATAAATAAAATAGATTCGACGGTACCAGCTTTTTCATTTTCAGACGGGACTAATTCCATTTCTTGGGATCCAATTTCAAGACGACTCAACATCACCGGAATAGTCCGCATCAATGGCAATCTGGATTTGAGCAGGAAAGATGGCGTGGTTATATTTGATGGTAAAGGGACTTTGTTTGTTGAAAATGACATTATGGTACATGGCAGCGTGCTTCCGCTAGGTACTTTCCCCACAACCTCGGCGTTAGGTTGTATTGCTGGGCGTGATATAAACTTCGCCACTGGTATAGGCGAGGCGCAGCTTTATGCCGCAGGCGCATGGTTTGCTCAGCGTAAGATTGTGAGCGCCAAGCAAAGCCAGTTTGCAGGTACGTATGTTGCAAACTATTTTGATATGGGCACAAATGTTCCCGACATCTACCAAGTACCTGCGTTATCAAGAAATTTACCGCCTGGCATGCCAGGTGGTGATATCCGAATAGTAACTGCGCAAATTTTGAGCTGGAGGCGTTTGTAATCTTGTATAGTTTGACTTTCTTGTAGCGAAGCGGAAATTCTGGTATATTTTGAATAGCTTTAAAAACTAAAGACCTTTCTCCGTATAGAACGGCGAAGGGTCTTTTCTTTCTACAATGAAGTTGGCAAGGCTGAGGGTTGGGTTTTTATTCTGCTTATTTGTAATTGTGCTGGCGGTATTGGGAGCGGCATGGGCTGTGCTTCAGCTCAGAAGCCAGGTGGTCTATTCTGGTGTTAGTGTTGCAGGATTAGATTTAGGCGGCTGCACAGCCCAGCAGGCACGAGATGCACTTTCTCGGAGGAATGAAGAGATTGCCTCAGCAAGGCTGGTGCTTGCGTTTAAAGACCTAGAAAGGACCGCCACCATTGGTGAACTAGGTGGCAGGTTGGATGTTGATGCATGCGTCCGGGCGGCCCTTGCGGTTGGAAGACGCGGGAACATAATTCAGCGACTCAAAGAAATAATTTCTGCTAAACATAAAGGCAG from Armatimonadota bacterium includes these protein-coding regions:
- a CDS encoding TldD/PmbA family protein, which gives rise to MDYVSFAQDVVKQAIRAGAHEVDVYIQTGDDFEVEVRLGEIEELTQASSKGLGLRVFVDKRMAFASTTDLHMPVVSDLIKTTVQLAKAANKDKYNGLPDVGPGAVPDLKLFDPALAALPIDERIRMAREAEKASFEFDPRVTSSYGAGFEAYSGNRVLANSNGIAYTYSSTHCSISVAPVAEEDGKKQIGGAYSSRRFLAELASPEEVGREAAQKAVEKLGARKVETQKVPVVFDRMVGPDLWGPIFSALDGDSVHKGISFLKKKLGKRIASPVVCVVDDPLMPGGVGSMPFDGEGILTSRKIVIENGVLQMYFYDTRTARKYGKQPTGNTRRGYSGTPHISPSNFYLQPGEKSRDEIIRGIKKGFYVTDTIGRGANIVTGDFSVGATGIWISDGELAFPVQEVTIAGNMLEMMLNIEEVANDIRFISNIASPTFKIAEMMVAGR
- a CDS encoding prepilin-type N-terminal cleavage/methylation domain-containing protein; this encodes MKALRKMKRGEKGFTLIEIMIVVLIIGILLAIAVPNFIKARETSRAKSCIANLKQIDAAKEQWAMDNKKTTGDEPAWPNDLVGPDKYIKGNEPTCPSGGTYSCNPIGTDPTCSIGASSTPPHVLP
- a CDS encoding prepilin-type N-terminal cleavage/methylation domain-containing protein, with product MTANFKTIRGRTGFTLVEIMIVVLIIGVILAVAVPSWLGARERSYARTCQGQLREIKYAKESWAMDNHKRADDMPSFDDLYPTYLKSKPECPAGGTYTIGAVNEDPTCSIGGRHSLDWR
- a CDS encoding prepilin-type N-terminal cleavage/methylation domain-containing protein; this translates as MIKRALKRRLCKQDGFTLVEVLLVIFVLALTALILAAVFPSSQVSRIKAAHLSYAVSLAHQKVEELRSAGYSGVLVSPTVETPLPELPNGVQRITVSQYAPNIKKIEVSITWGGYRQVQGSTNLVTLISDHS